A single window of Nicotiana tomentosiformis chromosome 1, ASM39032v3, whole genome shotgun sequence DNA harbors:
- the LOC104092399 gene encoding F-box protein PP2-B15-like, with protein sequence MSGAELFNQLPEDIICSILSLTSPKDTFSFSLVSSSLRLVAASDFLWQTFLPSDYKHIIDRSVTPLKYSSKKELFIRLCNSILIDSGNKSFALEKSSGRKSYVISAKELSILYGEEPDHWTWKSVPESRFSEVAELKVICRLEIKANLKTNILSPNTKYGVYFIMKISDQAFGLNSVAAEISVEIGNRKVVQNCVLDSMGMTNFEEKQRDQRLPYKREDGWMEIEVGELYNGGDEEEVTVSLMEVKGCHVKGGLIIQGIEFRPKH encoded by the exons ATGTCTGGGGCAGAGCTATTCAATCAATTGCCAGAGGATATCATTTGTTCAATTCTCTCTCTTACTTCACCTAAGGATACATTTAGCTTCTCGTTGGTTTCTTCCTCTCTCCGTTTAGTGGCAGCATCTGATTTTCTGTGGCAAACATTCTTGCCTTCCGATTACAAGCATATTATTGACAGATCTGTAACACCCTTGAAGTATTCTTCTAAAAAAGAGCTTTTTATTCGTCTCTGTAACTCCATTCTTATTGATAGTGGTAACAAG AGCTTTGCATTAGAGAAGTCAAGTGGAAGAAAATCATATGTAATCTCAGCAAAAGAACTTTCCATTTTATATGGGGAAGAACCAGATCATTGGACTTGGAAATCTGTACCTGAATCAAG GTTTTCAGAAGTGGCTGAACTGAAAGTAATATGCAGGCTAGaaataaaagccaacctaaaaaCAAACATACTATCTCCAAACACAAAGTATGGAGTTTATTTCATTATGAAAATATCTGATCAGGCATTTGGTCTGAATTCAGTGGCTGCTGAGATTAGTGTAGAAATAGGCAATCGGAAAGTAGTTCAAAATTGTGTGCTGGACTCGATGGGAATGACAAATTTTGAAGAGAAACAGAGGGATCAAAGACTGCCATATAAAAGGGAAGATGGATGGATGGAAATTGAGGTTGGAGAGTTGTACAATGGTGGAGATGAGGAGGAAGTTACAGTAAGTTTGATGGAGGTGAAGGGTTGCCATGTGAAGGGTGGACTAATCATTCAAGGCATTGAATTTAGGCCTAAACACTAA
- the LOC104092398 gene encoding F-box protein PP2-B13-like: MVAAEKHVHDLPEDCICTIISLTSPTDVQKLSLVSSTFRSAAALDYVWNVFLPCDWQDITRKSVTLLKYSTKRELFLCLCNSILIEGGNKSFALDKSTGKKSYVISANELSILYGDEPDHWNWKTIPESRFAEVAELRTICRLEIQGKMKTGELSPNTIYGAYLLMKISDGSFGLDSIPTEISVRVGNQEFVNTAYIRHPRARSKKEKLESLFYRNRMEILKSRVNKGEEGLPREREDGWLEIELGEFFNGGNGDEEITMRLMEVKGYHVKGGLVIEGIELRPKRTLG; the protein is encoded by the exons ATGGTAGCAGCAGAGAAGCACGTCCATGATCTGCCAGAAGATTGCATTTGTACCATAATATCTCTCACTTCTCCAACGGACGTACAAAAACTGTCGTTGGTTTCTTCAACTTTTCGGTCAGCGGCAGCATTGGACTATGTCTGGAATGTTTTCTTGCCTTGTGATTGGCAAGATATTACAAGAAAATCAGTCACCCTTTTGAAGTACTCTACAAAAAGGGAGCTTTTTCTCTGTCTCTGCAATTCTATTCTAATAGAAGGTGGCAATAAG AGCTTTGCTTTAGATAAATCAACCGGGAAAAAGTCATATGTAATTTCTGCAAATGAGCTTTCTATTTTATATGGAGATGAACCAGATCATTGGAACTGGAAAACTATCCCAGAATCAAG GTTTGCGGAGGTAGCTGAACTGAGAACAATATGCAGACTAGAAATACAGGGGAAGATGAAAACAGGGGAGCTATCTCCAAACACAATATACGGAGCTTATCTACTCATGAAGATTTCAGATGGATCATTCGGGTTGGATTCTATTCCAACAGAGATTAGTGTTAGAGTGGGGAATCAAGAATTCGTCAACACTGCGTATATACGCCATCCAAGGGCAAGGAGTAAGAAAGAGAAACTAGAGTCTTTGTTTTACAGGAACAGAATGGAGATTTTGAAGTCAAGAGTAAACAAAGGGGAAGAAGGACTGCCTCGTGAAAGGGAGGACGGGTGGTTGGAAATTGAGCTTGGAGAGTTCTTCAATGGAGGAAATGGTGATGAAGAGATCACAATGAGGTTGATGGAGGTAAAGGGTTATCATGTTAAAGGTGGGCTTGTCATTGAAGGCATTGAATTAAGGCCTAAACGTACACTAGGGTAA